A genomic window from Gossypium hirsutum isolate 1008001.06 chromosome D12, Gossypium_hirsutum_v2.1, whole genome shotgun sequence includes:
- the LOC121224542 gene encoding NDR1/HIN1-like protein 13 codes for MSEPPLKPVLQKPPGYRDPNLPAAAQSGFRPPPRKPVLPPSFNPRRRNRSFCRVCCCWLCIFVLVLVLLAVIGGLVFYIWFDPKFPVFHIRSFRITRFNVTERPDGTYLDATTTTRLEMKNPNVKITYYYGKTEVGVSVGEGGDETPVGTTAVPGFTMWKQSTMSLKVETKVSNTLVDDWVGKRLRSRYRNKILAVKVEARTKVGVSVTGLKVGKVAVTVKCDGITMKELDGGDMPKCVIDMLKW; via the coding sequence ATGTCAGAACCACCATTGAAACCGGTTCTCCAAAAGCCACCTGGATACAGAGACCCAAACTTACCTGCGGCGGCTCAGTCTGGGTTTAGGCCGCCGCCGCGTAAACCGGTACTCCCTCCATCTTTTAACCCAAGGAGACGAAATCGTAGCTTCTGCCGTGTTTGTTGTTGTTGGCTCTGTATCTTCGTATTGGTCTTGGTTCTCCTCGCCGTCATCGGCGGTTTAGTTTTCTACATTTGGTTCGACCCGAAATTCCCCGTGTTTCATATTCGGTCGTTTCGGATAACCCGGTTTAATGTCACCGAAAGACCCGACGGAACCTACCTCGACGCCACGACGACGACGAGGCTCGAAATGAAGAACCCGAACGTGAAGATAACGTACTATTACGGCAAAACGGAGGTTGGAGTGAGCGTCGGGGAAGGAGGAGATGAGACTCCGGTGGGAACGACGGCGGTGCCGGGTTTCACTATGTGGAAACAGAGCACGATGAGCTTGAAAGTGGAGACGAAGGTGAGTAATACGCTGGTGGATGATTGGGTCGGGAAGAGGCTACGGAGCCGGTACCGGAACAAGATATTGGCGGTGAAGGTGGAGGCTCGGACGAAAGTTGGTGTGAGTGTGACGGGGTTGAAGGTTGGTAAGGTGGCGGTGACCGTTAAGTGCGACGGAATCACCATGAAAGAGCTTGACGGTGGTGACATGCCTAAATGCGTCATCGAcatgttaaaatggtaa